A portion of the Rhodopseudomonas sp. BAL398 genome contains these proteins:
- a CDS encoding bifunctional acetate--CoA ligase family protein/GNAT family N-acetyltransferase, giving the protein MSTYRLSNLLAPRAVAVVGASPRPGSLGRAVLDNLRKAQFGGAIGVVNQRYEEIDGVASVDRLADLSFVPDLLVITAPGRAVPHIIAEAAALGVAGAILIGAELGRGEGSYSQAALDAARDHGMRLIGPNCLGIMVPGSHLNASFAAHMPRAGHLALISQSGAIAAGMVDWAAEKAIGFSGIVSIGDQLDVDIADMLDYFAGDLQTRAILLYIESVKDARKFMSAARAAARIKPVVVVKSGRMAQGAKAAATHTGALAGSDAVYDAAFRRAGMLRVFDLRELFDCAETLGRVSPPRGKRLAVLTNGGGIGILAIDRLTELGGVVATLSPETHKQLDSEMPPTWSGSNPVDITGDADAERYAAALTALLGDPDNDAILVMNVRTAMAAPSDIATTVTQLVTADRAKRMLFKPVFAVWVGADDAVARTFDAAGIPNYLTEDDAVRSLMHLVKYREAAAALTDVPPSLPKEFEPDTDAASAIVDKAVAEGRTWLDPLEISGLFAAYQIPMIPTLAAADADQAVAWATPFLAQGVTLVVKVLSRDITHKSDVGGVVLNLTSVEAVREAADQVLARAKQMRPDARLEGVIVQPMLLRPKARELILGIADDPTFGPVIVFGHGGTGVEIINDKSLALPPLDLKLAADLIGRTRVSRLLSGYRDVPAVKADAVALTLVKLSQMAAELPQIHELDINPLLADETGVVALDARVVVRKAERKFAGPGNATFAVRPYPSQWQRHLVLKDGWRVLARPMRPDDEPALRAFLQNVSKEDLRLRFFAAMKEFSHPFIARLTQIDYARAMAFIAFDEATNETLGVVRIHSDSIYESGEYAILLRSDLKGRGLGWALMQLIIEYAKSEGLKSVAGQVLRENTVMLKMCRNLGFEVKSDRSEPEICNVALPLDAR; this is encoded by the coding sequence ATGTCGACCTATCGATTGAGCAATCTGCTTGCGCCGCGCGCGGTGGCGGTGGTCGGCGCCAGCCCGCGTCCGGGTTCGCTGGGGCGCGCCGTGCTGGATAATCTGCGCAAGGCGCAATTCGGCGGCGCGATCGGCGTGGTCAACCAGCGCTATGAGGAGATCGACGGTGTGGCGTCGGTCGATCGTCTGGCCGACCTCTCCTTCGTGCCGGATCTGCTGGTGATCACCGCGCCCGGGCGTGCGGTGCCGCACATCATCGCCGAGGCCGCCGCGCTCGGTGTTGCCGGCGCCATCCTGATTGGCGCCGAGCTGGGACGCGGCGAGGGCTCCTATTCGCAAGCGGCTCTGGATGCCGCGCGCGATCACGGGATGCGGTTGATCGGTCCGAACTGCCTCGGCATCATGGTGCCCGGCTCGCATCTCAACGCCAGCTTCGCCGCCCACATGCCGCGCGCCGGGCACCTGGCGCTGATTTCGCAATCCGGGGCGATCGCCGCCGGCATGGTGGACTGGGCCGCCGAGAAGGCGATCGGGTTTTCCGGGATCGTGTCGATCGGCGACCAGCTCGACGTCGACATCGCCGACATGCTCGATTACTTCGCCGGCGATCTGCAGACCCGTGCGATCCTGCTCTACATCGAATCGGTCAAGGACGCCCGCAAGTTCATGTCGGCGGCGCGCGCCGCGGCGCGAATCAAGCCGGTCGTGGTGGTGAAGTCCGGGCGGATGGCGCAAGGCGCGAAGGCTGCCGCGACCCATACCGGGGCGCTGGCCGGCTCGGATGCGGTGTACGACGCCGCGTTCCGCCGCGCCGGCATGCTGCGGGTGTTCGATCTGCGCGAATTGTTCGACTGCGCCGAGACGCTCGGCCGGGTCAGCCCGCCGCGTGGCAAGCGGCTGGCGGTGCTGACCAATGGCGGCGGGATCGGCATCCTGGCGATCGACCGGCTGACCGAACTCGGCGGCGTCGTGGCGACGTTGTCGCCGGAGACACATAAGCAGCTGGATTCCGAGATGCCGCCGACCTGGTCCGGATCGAATCCGGTCGACATCACCGGCGACGCCGACGCCGAGCGTTACGCCGCGGCGCTGACGGCGTTGCTCGGCGATCCGGACAATGACGCGATCCTGGTGATGAATGTGCGGACCGCGATGGCGGCGCCGAGCGACATCGCCACCACGGTCACCCAGCTGGTCACCGCCGATCGCGCCAAGCGGATGCTGTTCAAGCCGGTGTTCGCGGTCTGGGTCGGCGCCGATGACGCCGTGGCGCGCACCTTCGACGCGGCCGGAATCCCGAACTATCTCACCGAGGATGACGCGGTCCGCAGCCTGATGCATCTGGTGAAATACCGCGAGGCGGCGGCGGCGCTGACCGACGTGCCGCCGAGCCTGCCGAAGGAGTTCGAGCCCGACACCGACGCGGCGAGCGCGATCGTCGACAAGGCGGTCGCCGAAGGTCGCACCTGGCTCGATCCGCTGGAGATCAGCGGGCTGTTCGCCGCCTATCAGATCCCGATGATTCCCACGCTCGCCGCTGCCGATGCCGATCAGGCGGTGGCGTGGGCGACGCCGTTTTTGGCGCAGGGCGTGACCCTGGTGGTGAAGGTGCTGTCGCGCGACATTACCCACAAATCCGACGTCGGCGGTGTCGTGCTCAATCTCACCAGCGTCGAGGCGGTGCGCGAGGCCGCCGATCAGGTGCTGGCGCGGGCCAAGCAGATGCGCCCCGATGCGCGGCTCGAGGGCGTGATCGTGCAGCCGATGCTGCTGCGGCCGAAGGCGCGCGAATTGATTCTCGGCATTGCCGACGATCCTACCTTCGGCCCGGTGATCGTATTCGGCCATGGCGGCACCGGCGTCGAGATCATCAACGACAAGTCGCTGGCGCTGCCGCCGCTCGATCTCAAACTCGCCGCCGACCTGATCGGGCGGACCCGGGTGTCGCGGTTGCTGTCCGGCTATCGCGACGTGCCGGCGGTGAAGGCCGACGCGGTGGCGTTGACGCTGGTCAAGCTGTCGCAGATGGCCGCGGAGCTGCCGCAGATTCACGAACTCGACATCAACCCGCTGCTGGCCGACGAGACCGGCGTCGTCGCGCTCGACGCGCGGGTGGTGGTGCGCAAGGCCGAGCGGAAGTTCGCCGGTCCCGGCAACGCCACCTTCGCGGTGCGTCCCTATCCGTCGCAATGGCAGCGCCATCTGGTGCTCAAGGACGGCTGGCGCGTGCTGGCGCGGCCGATGCGGCCCGACGACGAGCCGGCGCTGCGCGCCTTTCTGCAGAACGTCAGCAAGGAAGATCTGCGGCTGCGCTTCTTCGCGGCGATGAAGGAGTTCAGCCATCCGTTCATCGCGCGGCTGACCCAGATCGACTATGCCCGCGCGATGGCTTTTATCGCTTTCGATGAAGCCACCAACGAGACCCTCGGCGTGGTCCGCATCCATTCCGATTCGATTTACGAGTCCGGCGAATACGCCATCCTGCTGCGCTCGGACCTCAAGGGCAGGGGGCTCGGCTGGGCGTTGATGCAACTGATCATCGAATACGCCAAATCCGAGGGGCTGAAATCCGTCGCCGGTCAGGTGCTGCGGGAAAACACCGTGATGCTGAAGATGTGCCGCAACCTCGGCTTCGAGGTCAAGTCCGACCGCTCCGAGCCGGAGATCTGCAACGTGGCGCTGCCGCTCGACGCCCGTTGA
- a CDS encoding PHA/PHB synthase family protein gives MMVNPAASRSPSIRPQDDPASIEPVGPDDSDRALHAMLAPLTGGLSPTALTLAYADWMAHLISAPARSLDIAQEALRGAAQLAEAAVHPASAWSAIAPQRGDRRFDAQDWSLQPFNLLAQGFLLTQQCWHDATTGVRGVSRQNEKIVEFSGRQLLDIFAPSNFALTNPEVIRKTVTTGGANFVQGIRNWWSDYQQALTKGKARPSGDFVVGKTVAVTPGKVVFRNELIELIQYAPATGQVYPEPILIVPAWIMKYYILDLSPHNSMVKFLTENGFTVFMISWRNPVAKDRNISLEDYRTLGIQAALASVARIVPGSRVHAVGYCLGGTLLSIAAAAMSRDGDDSLRSITLLAAQTDFTEAGELTLFINESQVAFLEDMMWKRGVLDTTQMAGAFQILRSNDLIWSRIVRDYLMGERAAPSDLMAWNADATRMPYRMHSEYLRKLFLNDDLAEGHYLVDGKPIALSDIHTPLFVVGTERDHVAPWRSTHKIHLLADAEITYVLTGGGHNAGIVAPPGERARGFQVLTKRADGPYIGPDDWLKRAAHAEGSWWSEWVGWLAARSGEQRDPPPMGGPGTNPDELPDAPGSYVLQS, from the coding sequence ATGATGGTCAATCCCGCGGCATCGCGGTCGCCTTCTATCCGGCCGCAAGACGATCCTGCGTCTATCGAGCCGGTCGGGCCCGACGACAGCGATCGGGCGTTGCATGCGATGCTGGCGCCGCTGACCGGCGGGTTGTCGCCGACGGCGCTCACGCTGGCCTATGCGGATTGGATGGCGCACCTGATCAGCGCGCCGGCGCGAAGCCTGGACATCGCGCAGGAGGCATTGCGCGGGGCGGCGCAATTGGCGGAAGCCGCGGTGCATCCCGCCTCCGCCTGGTCGGCGATTGCGCCGCAGCGGGGGGATCGGCGCTTCGACGCCCAGGATTGGTCGCTGCAGCCATTCAATCTGCTGGCCCAGGGGTTCTTGCTGACCCAGCAGTGCTGGCACGACGCCACCACCGGCGTTCGCGGCGTGTCGCGACAGAACGAGAAGATCGTCGAATTCTCCGGCCGGCAGCTGCTAGATATTTTTGCGCCGTCGAATTTCGCGCTGACCAATCCCGAGGTGATCCGCAAGACCGTCACGACTGGCGGCGCGAATTTCGTTCAGGGGATCCGCAATTGGTGGAGCGATTATCAGCAGGCGCTGACCAAGGGCAAGGCCAGGCCGTCGGGCGATTTCGTGGTCGGCAAAACTGTTGCGGTGACGCCCGGCAAAGTGGTGTTCCGCAACGAGCTGATCGAGCTGATCCAATATGCTCCGGCGACCGGACAGGTCTATCCGGAGCCGATCCTGATCGTGCCGGCCTGGATCATGAAATATTACATCCTCGATCTGTCGCCGCACAATTCGATGGTCAAGTTCCTGACTGAGAACGGCTTCACCGTCTTTATGATCTCCTGGCGCAATCCGGTGGCGAAGGATCGCAATATTTCGCTCGAGGATTATCGGACGCTCGGCATCCAGGCCGCGCTGGCGAGCGTGGCGAGGATCGTCCCGGGCAGCCGGGTTCATGCCGTCGGCTATTGCCTCGGCGGCACGCTGCTGTCGATCGCGGCGGCGGCGATGTCGCGCGACGGCGACGATTCGTTGCGCTCGATTACGTTGCTGGCGGCGCAGACCGATTTCACCGAGGCCGGCGAATTGACGCTGTTCATCAATGAGAGCCAGGTGGCCTTTCTGGAAGACATGATGTGGAAGCGCGGCGTGCTCGATACCACGCAGATGGCCGGCGCGTTCCAGATCCTGCGCTCCAACGATCTGATCTGGTCGCGCATTGTGCGGGATTATCTGATGGGGGAACGTGCCGCGCCGAGCGACCTGATGGCGTGGAATGCCGATGCCACCAGGATGCCGTACCGGATGCATTCCGAATATCTGCGCAAGCTGTTCCTCAATGACGACCTGGCCGAAGGCCACTATCTGGTCGACGGCAAGCCGATCGCGCTTTCGGATATCCACACTCCGCTATTCGTGGTCGGCACCGAGCGCGACCACGTCGCGCCGTGGCGCTCGACCCACAAGATCCATCTGCTGGCCGATGCCGAGATCACCTATGTGCTGACCGGCGGCGGCCACAATGCCGGTATCGTCGCGCCACCGGGCGAGCGCGCGCGTGGCTTCCAGGTGCTGACCAAACGCGCCGATGGACCCTATATCGGTCCCGACGACTGGCTCAAGCGCGCCGCCCATGCCGAAGGCTCGTGGTGGAGCGAATGGGTCGGTTGGCTGGCGGCGCGGTCGGGGGAACAGCGCGATCCGCCGCCAATGGGCGGTCCTGGCACCAACCCTGACGAATTGCCGGACGCGCCCGGCAGCTATGTGTTGCAGTCCTGA
- a CDS encoding AAA family ATPase gives MSDSPQDSDTPQDIAISQQDVFAFLSSPAAHGGQPAQQIDTHGAAVFLAGDRALKVKRAVKFAFLDYSTLGRRKAACEQELIVNRRFAPQIYRRLVAITRAPDGALRIGGDGEVVEWAIEMARFDEQRTVDHLAAAGPLDGALVAKIADVIAASHAAAPQAPAAPWTQSIPDLIGANTKAFDAADGFDAAQTATLDRLSRAAYDRIRPMLERRGQNGFVRHCHGDLHLANIVQIGHEPVLFDAIEFDPKIASVDVLYDLAFPLMDLIHYQRCDAAAILLNRYLAGSASANLDALAALPLLMSMRAAIRANVMLSRPARDAKARQAIRRDADRYFALALQLIAPPPPRLIAVGGLSGTGKSVLARALAGSVAPLPGAVLLRSDVIRKQHFGVAETERLPVDAYQPQVTADIYRALAATAQRVLAQGHSVIVDAVFAQAAERTAIAGVAAAMQVPFAGLFLVADLATRIARVDARTADASDATADIVRRQQDYDPGPIDWTRIDAGGTPQQTLQAAIAALDIDPDQDCNT, from the coding sequence ATGTCGGATTCGCCGCAGGACTCGGATACGCCGCAGGACATTGCGATATCGCAGCAGGACGTGTTCGCGTTCCTGTCAAGTCCGGCGGCCCATGGCGGACAGCCCGCGCAGCAAATCGACACCCATGGCGCCGCGGTCTTTCTTGCCGGCGACCGCGCTTTGAAGGTCAAGCGCGCGGTCAAGTTCGCATTTTTGGATTACTCAACGCTGGGTCGCCGCAAGGCGGCCTGCGAGCAGGAACTCATCGTCAATCGGCGGTTTGCGCCGCAGATCTATCGTCGCCTTGTGGCGATCACGCGCGCGCCCGATGGAGCGTTGCGGATCGGCGGCGATGGTGAGGTCGTCGAATGGGCGATCGAGATGGCGCGTTTTGACGAACAGCGCACCGTTGACCACCTCGCCGCCGCCGGACCCCTGGATGGCGCTCTGGTCGCCAAGATCGCCGACGTGATCGCGGCCTCGCACGCCGCCGCGCCGCAAGCCCCGGCGGCGCCTTGGACGCAATCGATTCCGGACCTGATCGGCGCCAACACCAAGGCCTTCGACGCCGCGGACGGCTTCGACGCCGCGCAGACGGCGACGCTCGACCGGCTCAGCAGGGCCGCCTATGACCGGATCCGGCCGATGCTGGAACGGCGCGGGCAGAACGGCTTTGTCCGGCACTGCCATGGTGACCTGCATCTGGCCAATATCGTGCAGATCGGGCACGAGCCCGTATTATTCGACGCGATCGAATTCGATCCGAAGATCGCCTCGGTCGATGTGCTGTACGACCTCGCCTTCCCGCTGATGGATCTGATCCACTATCAGCGCTGCGACGCCGCCGCGATCCTGCTCAACCGGTATCTGGCCGGGAGCGCCAGCGCGAATCTCGATGCGCTGGCGGCGCTGCCGCTGCTGATGTCGATGCGCGCCGCGATCCGTGCCAATGTGATGCTGTCGCGGCCGGCGCGCGATGCCAAGGCCCGGCAGGCGATCCGGCGCGACGCCGATCGGTATTTCGCCCTGGCCTTGCAGCTGATTGCACCGCCGCCGCCACGGCTGATCGCGGTCGGCGGCCTGTCGGGCACCGGCAAATCGGTGCTGGCGCGCGCGCTCGCTGGATCGGTCGCGCCGCTGCCCGGCGCAGTGCTGCTGCGCTCGGACGTGATCCGCAAGCAGCATTTCGGCGTCGCCGAAACCGAACGGCTACCGGTCGACGCCTATCAGCCGCAGGTCACCGCCGATATCTATCGCGCGCTCGCCGCGACCGCGCAACGGGTGCTGGCGCAGGGCCATTCGGTGATCGTCGACGCGGTGTTCGCGCAAGCGGCGGAGCGCACGGCGATCGCGGGCGTCGCGGCGGCGATGCAGGTGCCGTTTGCCGGGCTGTTTCTGGTGGCCGATCTGGCCACACGGATCGCGCGGGTCGACGCGCGCACGGCCGACGCCTCCGACGCCACGGCGGACATCGTCCGGCGCCAGCAGGATTACGATCCGGGACCGATCGATTGGACCCGGATCGACGCGGGCGGCACGCCGCAGCAAACGCTGCAAGCCGCTATCGCGGCGCTAGACATCGATCCCGATCAGGACTGCAACACATAG
- a CDS encoding HPP family protein → MYKFLEATVAGHMTRSVKTVSRDLTMRELENLFESDDYNAYPVEEDSRAVGLVTKYDFLKCFAFNPSQMLPHYDDLMNRTVGDVMTPDFIYVHADTRLTRVLQLMVEHQTRSIPVLDGARKLAGIISREDVMRALASIIRAK, encoded by the coding sequence TTGTATAAATTTCTGGAAGCAACCGTTGCCGGTCATATGACCCGCTCGGTCAAGACGGTCTCGCGCGACCTCACGATGCGCGAACTCGAGAATCTTTTCGAAAGCGATGACTACAATGCCTATCCGGTCGAGGAGGATTCACGTGCCGTCGGCCTGGTCACGAAATATGATTTCCTGAAGTGCTTCGCGTTCAATCCGTCGCAGATGCTGCCGCACTATGACGATCTGATGAATCGCACCGTCGGCGACGTGATGACGCCGGATTTCATCTATGTCCACGCCGATACCAGGCTGACGCGCGTGCTGCAGTTGATGGTCGAGCATCAGACCAGAAGTATTCCCGTGCTTGACGGCGCCCGCAAGCTCGCCGGCATCATTTCGCGCGAGGACGTGATGCGGGCCCTGGCCAGTATCATCAGAGCGAAATAA